A portion of the Betta splendens chromosome 2, fBetSpl5.4, whole genome shotgun sequence genome contains these proteins:
- the ank2b gene encoding ankyrin-2b isoform X6: protein MGNTAMCKVCGSDKGLRTVGSLSDLDHNALPDYYCVDHFPLQPPLIVSDSNTSFLRAARAGNIDKVLEYLKGGVDISTCNQNGLNALHLAAKEGHMDLVQELLDRGAAVDSATKKGNTALHISSLAGQAEVVKTLVKRGADINAQSQNGFTPLYMAAQENHLDVVRYLLENGGNQSTATEDGFTPLAIALQQGHNQVVSVLLENDTKGKVRLPALHIAARKDDTKSAALLLQNDHNADVQSKMMVNRTTESGFTPLHIAAHYGNVNVATLLLNRGAAVDFTARNGITPLHVASKRGNTNMVCLLLDRGSQIDAKTRDGLTPLHCAARSGHDTAVELLLERGAPLLARTKNGLSPLHMAAQGDHVECVKHLLQHKAPVDDVTLDYLTALHVAAHCGHYRVTKLLLDKRANPNARALNGFTPLHIACKKNRVKVMELLVKYGASIQAITESGLTPIHVAAFMGHLNIVLLLLQNGASPDVSNIRGETALHMAARAGQVEVVRCLLRNGAMVDARAREDQTPLHIASRLGKTEIVQLLLQHMAHPDAATTNGYTPLHISAREGQVETASVLLEAGASHSLATKKGFTPLHVASKYGSLDVAKLLLQRHAPPDSAGKNGLTPLHVAAHYDNQKVALLLLDKGASSHAMAKNGYTPLHIAAKKNQMEIATVLLQYGAETNILTKQGVTPLHLASQEGHADMAALLMSKGAQVNIPTKSGLTALHLAAQEDKVAVAEILARNGANLDQQTKLGYTPLIVACHYGNAKMVNFLLQNGANVNAKTKNGYTPLHQAAQQGNTHIINVLLQYGAKPNAITVNGNTALGIARRLGYISVVDTLRVVTEEIITTTTTVTEKHKLNVPETMTEVLDVSDEEGEDTMTGDGGEYLRAEDLRELGDDSLPGQYLDGMNYLRFSLEAGRTDSSDRSFTPTHHSYYSPKHEGLMEELLTSHQVSSLTRENERDSYRLSWGTENLDNVALSSSPIHSGHSSPCHDHGDHSSFLVSFMVDARGGAMRGCRHNGLRIIIPPRKCSAPTRVTCRLVKRHRLATMPPMVEGEGLASRLIEVGPSGAQFLGKLHLPSAPPPLNEGESLVSRILQLGPPGTKFLGPVIVEIPHFAALRGNERELVILRSETGESWKEHHCEHTQEELNQILNGMDEELDTPEELERKRICRIITRDFPQYFAVVSRIKQDSNLIGPEGGILSSTVVPQVQAVFPEGALTKRIRVGLQAQPVGVDVVRKILGNKATFSPIVTLEPRRRKFHKPITMTIPVPKSNSDPVLNGFGGDTPTLRLLCSITGGTTPAQWEDITGTTPLTFINDCVSFTTNVSARFWLIDCRQVQESVNFSTQVYREIICVPYMAKFVIFAKTHDPIEARLRCFCMTDDKIDKTLEQQENFTEVARSRDVEVLEGKPIYADCFGNLVPLTKSGQHHLFSFFAFKENRLALFIKIRDNTQEPCGRLSFMKEPRNYRSLTQNAICNLNITLPSYCKESDSDQEQEEETSRTRDKYEETETSVLKSELIREPDLLSDVSEMKQDLIKMSAILTADSTEKSPSLGGCGVEKGTEEVSGEPLEIMEKDLEKVKQDLEKVSKILRSGTYEGEAAEEAAKAARVAEEWVLLSDTEIEEAKEMAALEIQEPVLRESRANRGAPRPKAIKDSGDLKEYLLDAPVSSKTKAKKEPVTQERFTDVVLRKSGKPTTPTKVHDKTTAGDIKKPVRKKGKDQGQTEELTEAGALLSVPKAPAPKSPVSPVVEETPIGSIKDKVKALQQKVEAEQRSKKVTGSKPSQLPVMSKSSSKAKESPKSKQGPPKSPKADSEKLEETMSVKELMQAFQTGQDPSKRKSGLFELKTTKTKSETETIQSKSMTKALTSRVSQEKEVSLDSKPQKKETTGQDRGKDTKAVPTTESELTETVDFGNGGLDDSSDSLKHEGAAESLSASSGNGTPHLSSEDSDKHEGLATPGTSPESLCLSPKTGQQISMAGSVKTEHKDTDKSGDSALGATGNQLSTELSPPVSSSNSADDHITSESLSVVRSESKPSKPQKLVKRVSETVETFLSDDESPDHQLVLPLAGSPAFRSFFQSHESLELPLKQDSDTLSPIADDSLTISHRDSLDGSPLLEENSSHKSPDSIEPSPTKESPPQDSLENSPVEQKSYPCFPPAPGQPSKSRSHPEPSKEPDYPQDVLRGRLLRDHEASADDDSCEQTSQMTSSGKSPLSPDTPSSEEVSYEVTPKPPDHTLLYVPSKPTAIPEDPEEEDTSESYEVKRKITPEDEMFKMAAKIKTFDEMEQEEKSKKNSRKDLFPSADAKIGEDSYETLEATSEKLSQSECGLNRPTEESQLALFNDPHNKVQPPSPFSAGLHEGSHNKEAKKTTTASVTSEGPHSVSDQHLSKAKPEAAQQQRVQSVKDDKDSSDKKSSITSSTENRTDEQKEESLRKSKENRDNNGQALGQQSGLIKPSSNVTDEVKGDHREHPAAPEAGLGATVTPGQKQEMFKPEVCVYDDAEEDDEAPVVPRTESKGVTAKVDSDSWPAMREDDATFAARVKEEEQKILNLVVDRQSLQATPDTTPGRTPTEDSTPTSEPNPFLFQEGKLFEMTRSGAIDMTKRSYEEEGGGFAFFQIGEQPLEEPLLEDDRQEGRGSAAESEVGLNLTLQVKTEEAENLTQTTALQCQSPADSDQLTSKADASKSKIPKMGISASGKPTKKDKTSPEDTETKKDADLNEGFLDLDKGSPDQMITNVQTAESTVTRSVYSEQGQESSDSSPEEPQSVIEAPKASGKSKQSASSGVKKTPVKTKAKSAPHGRGKSTTPSQSHSTSSSTALKKESSFTSDSKSRIPVKASAVKPDSTAKRAESTQEKKLRVPVKKDTRRKSETDIGPSVDVKTKTPSSKAKSFCQEESTRPKKEQGRPLSAESAKSKGFQSRLPVRGKSGQSSQTSTPTKEKSNVPKEPFEFFEEISDEAAKLVARLAQAQAEAEKQQEAAIHSDDESSLVDSSLIERETFPEMQFPPSGDIFPIRPLWDDPVETQMQRIPDDKVQSQVDPQDEAERKEQRLAIIADHLGFSWTELARELNFSEERINLIRIENPNSLQDQSHALLNLWAEQEGKDTAESTLIKRLTKINRMDIVHLIETKIMKSTQDETSSHTYAEIEQTIALDHSEGFSALHEDMDSPSTGRRTEAARSSPGSGREVPVVSAEDLSSSLSSLHEAPGRSEADSTATGFLRNAQKEKLQKQMETTYTSQRIYEEVMDPVHTGSYKQEVAAELGMLSSDSSEDEVVTTRVVRRRVIIQADNLPDIPPQTVTEEKFIDEQGNMVVKKITRKVIRKYVSADGMETQEVTVEGSHQETVQIEEGDSVSRVVRRTVLHSEGDQQELTFSEPLALAGATASAFEVEPVQGRKVSKVVKTTVVRGERMEKQTGDPSLAADLPSAREDFEKALSYAGGFGKVLLPHVVEREIVQEDGSVLKRSRMRKSRTQKRTVVRDAQGKQVHLERLDDTPDALQPDALQQHLHRLLQRYCEDEHPEEEEDEEDEEKS, encoded by the exons ATGGGCAACACGGCTATGTGCAAGGTGTGTGGCTCAGACAAGGGCCTCAGGACGGTCGGGAGCCTCTCTGACCTGGACCACAATGCTTTGCCCGACTACTACTGTGTGGATCATTTCCCCCTGCAGCCCCCACTGATTGTG TCGGACAGCAACACTAGTTTCCTGCGAGCAGCCAGGGCGGGGAACATTGATAAAGTTTTGGAATATCTAAAAGGAGGAGTTGACATCAGCACCTGCAACCAG AATGGGCTCAATGCGCTACACCTGGCAGCCAAGGAGGGCCACATGGACCtggtccaggagctgctggacagaggagcgGCGGTGGATTCAGCCACAAAG AAAGGAAACACGGCTCTCCACATATCCTCTCTAGCTGGACAGGCTGAAGTGGTGAAGACCTTGGTCAAACGAGGAGCTGACATCAACGCTCAGTCTCAG AATGGATTCACTCCTCTGTACATGGCTGCGCAGGAGAATCACCTGGATGTGGTGCGGTACCTCCTTGAAAACGGAGGCAACCAGAGCACTGCTACAGAG GATGGCTTCACGCCTCTGGCCATCGCCCTCCAGCAGGGCCACAATCAAGTGGTTTCTGTCCTCCTGGAGAACGATACCAAAGGCAAGGTCCGCCTGCCCGCCTTGCACATCGCTGCACGCAAGGACGACACCAAGTCGGCTGCGCTGCTCCTGCAGAACGACCACAACGCTGACGTCCAGTCGAAG ATGATGGTCAATAGGACTACTGAG AGTGGATTCACCCCTCTGCATATCGCCGCCCACTACGGCAACGTCAACGTGGCCACACTCCTGCTGAACCGGGGGGCAGCGGTCGACTTCACCGCGAGG AACGGGATCACCCCCCTACATGTGGCCTCCAAGCGTGGAAACACTAACATGGTTTGCCTGTTACTGGACCGTGGCTCCCAGATTGACGCTAAAACAAGG GATGGCCTCACTCCGCTCCACTGTGCAGCCCGGAGTGGTCATGATacagctgtggagctgctgctggagcgagGAGCGCCCCTACTGGCCAGAACAAAG AACGGGCTGTCTCCTCTCCACATGGCGGCACAAGGTGATCATGTTGAATGTGTGaaacacctgctgcagcacaaggcccCGGTCGATGACGTCACGTTGGACTACTTGACAGCACTGCATGTGGCAGCGCACTGTGGTCACTACAGAGTCACCAAACTGCTGCTGGACAAGAGGGCCAACCCCAACGCCAGGGCGCTG AACGGCTTCACTCCGCTGCACATTGCCTGTAAGAAAAACCGTGTGAaagtgatggagctgctggtcaAATATGGAGCCTCCATCCAGGCCATCACAGAG TCTGGTTTGACTCCCATCCACGTAGCAGCCTTCATGGGTCATCTGAACATtgtcttgctgctgctgcaaaatgGGGCTTCGCCTGATGTCAGCAACATT CGTGGGGAGACAGCCCTGCACATGGCCGCCAGGGCAGGACAGGTGGAGGTGGTCCGATGTCTGCTGAGGAATGGAGCCATGGTGGATGCACGGGCGCGG GAGGACCAGACTCCCCTGCACATCGCCTCTCGTCTGGGAAAAACCGAGATTGTCCAGTTGCTTCTGCAGCACATGGCCCATCCCGATGCGGCCACAACCAACGGCTACACCCCGCTACACATATCGGCCAGGGAGGGGCAGGTGGAGACGGCCTcggtgctgctggaggccggCGCTTCACACTCATTGGCCACCAAG AAAGGTTTTACTCCCCTGCACGTGGCCTCTAAGTACGGAAGCCTGGACGTGGCCAAGCTTTTGCTGCAGCGGCACGCTCCTCCTGACTCTGCTGGGAAG AACGGCCTCACCCCGCTCCATGTTGCAGCGCATTACGATAACCAGAAGGTGGCGCTCTTGCTTTTGGACAAAGGAGCGTCCTCCCACGCCATGGCCAAG AACGGGTACACGCCTCTTCACATCGCAGCCAAGAAGAACCAGATGGAAATAGCCACGGTTCTGCTACAGTACGGAGCCGAGACCAACATCCTGACGAAGCAGGGCGTCACGCCGCTCCACCTGGCTTCGCAGGAGGGCCACGCTGACATGGCTGCTCTGCTCATGAGCAAGGGAGCTCAGGTCAACATCCCCACCAAG AGCGGCCTGACTGCCCTCCATCTGGCAGCGCAGGAGGACAAAGTGGCCGTCGCAGAGATCCTGGCCAGAAACGGAGCCAACCTGGACCAGCAGACCAAA TTGGGCTACACTCCTCTTATTGTAGCTTGTCACTATGGAAACGCAAAAATGGTCAACTTCCTGCTGCAGAACGGAGCCAACGTCAACGCCAAGACCAAG aACGGATACACTCCCCTTCACCAGGCGGCCCAGCAGGGCAACACGCACATCATCAACGTGCTGCTGCAGTACGGTGCCAAGCCCAACGCCATCACTGTG AATGGAAACACCGCTCTGGGGATTGCTCGGCGGCTCGGCTACATTTCTGTGGTGGACACGCTGAGGGTCGTCACGGAGGAGATCATCACCACCACAACA ACGgtgacagagaaacacaagctGAACGTTCCAGAGACCATGACCGAAGTGCTGGATGTCTCTGATGAAGAGG GTGAGGACACGATGACCGGTGATGGAGGGGAGTATCTGAGGGCCGAGGACCTGAGGGAGCTGGGAGACGACTCCCTGCCAGGACAGTACTTGGATGGGATGAACTACCTCCGCTTCAGCCTGGAGGCGGGACGCACGGACAG ttcgGACAGGTCCTTCACACCCACCCATCACAGTTACTACTCCCCTAAACATGAAGGCttgatggaggagctgctcaccAGTCATCAG GTTTCGTCGCTTACCAGGGAGAATGAGAGGGATTCATACAGACTGAGCTGGGGAACAGAAAACCTGGACAACGTGGCTTTGTCCTCCAGCCCCATCCACTCTGG CCATTCCTCTCCGTGCCACGATCATGGAGACCACAGCAG CTTTCTGGTCAGCTTCATGGTGGACGCCAGAGGCGGGGCCATGCGCGGTTGCCGGCACAACGGCCTGCGCATCATCATCCCCCCCAGGAAGTGCAGCGCCCCCACACGCGTGACCTGCCGGCTGGTGAAGAGGCACCGTCTGGCCACCATGCCCCCCATGGTTGAGGGCGAGGGCTTGGCCAGCAGGCTCATTGAGGTCGGGCCGTCAGGAGCCCAGTTCCTCGG TAAACTGCACCTCCCCAGTGCCCCTCCGCCTCTTAATGAGGGAGAGAGTTTGGTTAGCAGAATCCTCCAGCTCGGCCCACCGGGAACAAAATTCCTTGG tccTGTCATTGTAGAAATCCCCCATTTCGCTGCCCTGCGGGGGAATGAGAGGGAGCTGGTGATCCTGAGGAGTGAGACGGGGGAAAGCTGGAAGGAGCACCACTGTGAACACACCCAGGAGGAACTCAACCAGATACTCAATGGCATGGATGAGG AGCTGGACACgcccgaggagctggagaggaagcgCATTTGCCGCATCATCACTAGAGATTTTCCACAGTACTTTGCAGTGGTGTCGCGCATCAAGCAGGACAGTAATCTGATTGGCCCAGAGGGAGGCATTCTGAGCAGCACAGTTGTGCCCCAAGTGcaggcagtgtttcctgagggggCCCTCACCAAGAGAATCAGGGTCGGGCTGCAG GCTCAGCCAGTGGGAGTAGATGTAGTGAGAAAGATCCTGGGAAACAAGGCCACCTTCAGCCCCATCGTCACCTTGGAGCCTCGCAGGAGGAAGTTCCATAAACCCATCACCATGACCATCCCTGTCCCCAAGAGCAACTCTGACCCAGTCCTCAACGGCTTCGGAGGGGACACCCCCACCTTACGGCTGCTCTGTAGTATAACTG gtggaacAACTCCAGCCCAGTGGGAGGACATAACTGGAACAACTCCGTTAACGTTTATCAATGACTGTGTTTCCTTTACCACCAATGTGTCCGCTAG GTTTTGGCTCATAGACTGTCGTCAGGTTCAGGAGTCGGTCAACTTCTCCACTCAGGTGTATCGGGAGATCATCTGTGTCCCTTACATGGCCAAGTTCGTCATCTTTGCCAAGACCCACGACCCCATCGAGGCCCGACTGCGCTGCTTCTGCATGACCGATGACAAGATCGACAAaacgctggagcagcaggagaattTCACCGAGGTGGCCCGAAGCCGAGACGTGGAG GTCCTGGAAGGCAAACCTATCTATGCAGACTGCTTTGGAAACCTGGTTCCTCTCACTAAGAGCGGCCAGCATCACCTCTTCAGCTTCTTTGCCTTTAAGGAGAACAGACTCGCCCTCTTCATCAAA ATCAGAGACAACACTCAGGAGCCTTGTGGTCGTCTGTCCTTCATGAAAGAACCCAGGAACTACCGATCGCTTACCCAGAATGCCATATGCAACCTCAACATCACCCTCCCGTCGTACtgcaag GAGTCCGATTCAGACCAGGAACAAGAGGAAGAG ACCAGCAGAACACGAGATAAAT ATGAAGAGACGGAGACATCAGTCCTGAAATCAGAGCTGATTCGAGAGCCAGACCTGCTATCCGACGTGTCAGAGATGAAGCAAGATTTGATTAAAATGAGTGCCATCTTGACTGCAGACTCCACAGAGAAATCCCCTTCCTTAGGAGGGTGTGGCGTAGAGAAAGGGACTGAGGAAGTATCTGGAGAACCATTAGAAATAATGGAGAAGGACTTAGAGAAAGTCAAACAGGACCTAGAGAAAGTCAGTAAGATACTGAGAAGTGGAACATATGAGGGCGAGGCAGCGGAAGAGGCAGCAAAAGCAGCTAGAGTGGCTGAGGAGTGGGTTCTCCTCTCAGACACTGAGATAGAAGAGGCCAAAGAGATGGCTGCCTTAGAAATTCAAGAGCCTGTCTTACGGGAAAGTAGAGCCAACAGAGGGGCTCCAAGACCCAAAGCCATAAAGGACAGTGGGGATCTTAAGGAATATTTGCTGGATGCACCAGTAAGCTCcaagacaaaagcaaaaaaagagcCAGTCACCCAAGAAAGATTTACTGATGTTGTTCTACGCAAAAGTGGGAAGCCAACCACTCCAACCAAAGTACATGACAAAACCACGGCTGGTGACATTAAAAAGCCAGTCAGAAAGAAGGGGAAAGACCAAGGGCAGACAGAGGAACTGACAGAGGCGGGTGCTCTTCTAAGTGTGCCTAAAGCCCCTGCCCCAAAGTCACCTGTATCCCCAGTGGTTGAAGAAACTCCCATTGGATCTATAAAGGACAAAGTCAAAGCCTTACAACAAAAAGTAGAGGCAGAACAAAGAAGCAAAAAGGTCACTGGAAGCAAGCCGTCACAATTGCCTGTTATGAGTAAATCCTCTTCAAAAGCCAAAGAAAGCCCTAAATCAAAACAGGGCCCTCCTAAATCCCCCAAAGCTGATTCAGAAAAGCTTGAGGAGACAATGTCAGTTAAAGAGCTGATGCAAGCTTTCCAAACAGGGCAAGACCCCTCAAAGAGAAAGTCTGGGCTATTTGAGCTcaaaactacaaagacaaaatCAGAAACCGAAACCATCCAATCAAAATCAATGACCAAAGCACTAACCTCACGTGTTTCCCAAGAGAAAGAAGTATCTTTGGATTCCAAACCACAGAAGAAAGAGACTACTGGGCAAGACAGAGGGAAAGACACCAAGGCAGTTCCTACCACAGAGTCAGAGCTAACAGAAACTGTAGACTTTGGAAATGGTGGCCTTGATGATAGCTCTGACAGCTTAAAGCACGAGGGTGCAGCTGAATCACTAAGTGCCAGTTCTGGAAATGGAACACCTCATCTGAGCTCTGAGGACAGTGATAAACATGAGGGTCTAGCCACCCCAGGCACAAGTCCTGAAAGTCTTTGTCTTTCACCTAAAACTGGACAACAGATCAGTATGGCTGGTTCAGTCAAAACAGAACATAAAGATACAGACAAGTCTGGAGACTCTGCTCTAGGGGCCACTGGTAACCAACTGTCAACAGAGTTGAGCCCACCTGTGTCTTCCAGCAACTCTGCAGATGACCACATTACAAGTGAGTCTTTGTCTGTTGTGAGGAGCGAGTCTAAACCATCTAAACCTCAAAAGCTTGTAAAGAGAGTTTCAGAGACTGTAGAAACTTTTCTTAGTGATGATGAGAGCCCTGATCATCAGTTAGTGTTGCCCTTAGCTGGATCTCCAGCCTTTAGATCATTTTTTCAGTCTCATGAAAGCTTAGAGCTGCCTTTAAAACAAGACTCAGATACGCTCAGTCCAATAGCTGATGATTCTTTGACAATAAGCCACAGAGACTCTCTAGATGGTAGTCCTCTATTGGAAGAAAATTCTTCTCATAAGTCCCCAGACTCTATTGAACCTAGTCCAACCAAGGAATCTCCCCCTCAGGACTCTTTAGAAAACAGCCCTGTAGAGCAAAAAAGCTACCCATGCTTCCCACCAGCACCAGGCCAACCTAGTAAATCCCGTAGCCATCCAGAGCCCTCCAAAGAGCCAGATTACCCCCAGGATGTTTTGCGTGGTAGACTGCTTCGAGACCATGAGGCTAGTGCGGACGATGACAGTTGTGAGCAGACATCTCAGATGACGAGCTCTGGTAAGAGTCCCCTCTCCCCTGACACTCCTAGTTCTGAAGAGGTAAGTTATGAGGTAACCCCCAAACCCCCTGACCATACACTCCTCTATGTTCCATCCAAACCAACTGCTATCCCTGAAGACCCAGAAGAAGAGGATACGTCAGAGAGCTATGAAGTTAAGAGAAAAATCACTCCAGAGGATGAAATGTTTAAGATGGcagccaaaataaaaacatttgatgaAATGGAGCAAGAAGAGAAGAGCAAAAAGAACTCTAGGAAAGATTTGTTTCCCTCAGCAGATGCCAAAATAGGGGAAGACAGCTATGAAACATTAGAGGCCACAAGTGAGAAGCTTTCACAAAGTGAATGTGGGCTCAACAGACCCACAGAAGAGTCACAGTTAGCTCTTTTTAATGATCCACATAATAAAGTacaacctccctctcctttttCAGCAGGTTTGCATGAAGGATCCCACAACAAAGAGgccaagaaaacaacaacagccagTGTCACTTCAGAGGGACCTCATTCTGTCTCAGACCAGCATCTTTCAAAAGCCAAACCAGAAGCTGCACAGCAACAAAGAGTCCAATCTGTAAAAGATGATAAAGACAGTAGTGACAAAAAGTCTTCCATAACATCAAGCACTGAAAACAGGACAGATGAACAAAAGGAGGAGAGTTTAAGGAAGTCAAAGGAAAATAGAGATAATAATGGTCAAGCATTAGGTCAGCAAAGTGGTCTAATAAAACCAAGTAGCAATGTAACAGATGAAGTGAAAGGAGATCACAGGGAGCATCCAGCTGCACCAGAGGCTGGACTTGGTGCCACTGTTACCCCAGGACAAAAGCAAGAAATGTTTAAACCAGAGGTCTGTGTCTATGATGATGCAGAAGAGGATGATGAGGCCCCAGTAGTTCCCAGAACAGAGTCCAAAGGTGTCACTGCTAAGGTAGACAGTGACTCTTGGCCGGCCATGCGGGAGGACGATGCCACCTTTGCAGCTCGCGTcaaggaggaagagcagaagaTATTAAATCTGGTGGTGGATCGTCAGTCTCTGCAAGCAACTCCAGACACAACGCCTGGTAGAACACCAACAGAAGACAGCACTCCCACCAGTGAACCCAACCCTTTTCTGTTCCAAGAAGGAAAGCTCTTTGAGATGACACGAAGCGGCGCTATTGATATGACTAAGAGGAGctatgaggaggaggggggtggttTTGCCTTTTTCCAGATAGGTGAACAGCCTTTAGAGGAGCCTCTTTTAGAAGATGACAGACAAGAAGGTAGGGGATCAGCAGCAGAATCAGAGGTTGGCCTCAATCTAACGCTACAGGTGAAAACAGAGGAAGCTGAGAATTtaacacaaaccacagctttACAATGTCAGTCCCCAGCTGATAGTGATCAGCTGACGTCTAAAGCTGATGCCTCTAAATCTAAAATTCCTAAAATGGGCATTTCAGCTTCAGGCAAACCTACAAAAAAAGATAAGACATCCCCTGAGGACACTGAAACTAAAAAAGATGCAGATTTAAATGAGGGATTTTTAGATTTAGACAAAGGTTCCCCTGACCAAATGATAACAAATGTACAGACAGCAGAATCTACAGTCACTAGATCTGTGTACTCTGAACAAGGCCAAGAATCCTCTGATTCCTCTCCTGAGGAACCACAGTCAGTGATAGAAGCCCCCAAAGCATCAGGCAAGTCTAAGCAAAGTGCTTCAAGTGGAGTTAAAAAGACCCCAGTCAAAACCAAAGCGAAGTCTGCCCCTCACGGTCGGGGTAAATCCACAACTCCCTCACAATCTCATTCAACATCCTCATCAACCGCTCTTAAAAAAGAATCTTCTTTTACTTCCGACTCAAAATCTAGAATCCCTGTCAAGGCTAGCGCTGTCAAGCCTGACTCCACTGCCAAACGCGCTGAATCTACCCAAGAGAAAAAGCTTAGAGTTCCTGTGAAAAAGGACACAAGGAGAAAATCTGAGACAGACATAGGTCCCTCTGTGGATGTCAAAACCAAGACCCCCTCTTCCAAAGCCAAGAGCTTTTGTCAGGAAGAGTCTACCAGACCTAAAAAAGAACAGGGTCGCCCCTTGAGTGCCGAGTCAGCAAAATCTAAAGGCTTCCAGTCCAGATTGCCAGTCCGGGGTAAAAGTGGTCAGTCATCTCAGACGTCAACACCCACTAAAGAGAAAAGTAACGTGCCCAAAGAGCCCTTTGAATTCTTTGAAGAGATAAGCGATGAAGCAGCAAAACTTGTGGCAAGGTTGGCACAGGcgcaggcagaggcagagaaacaacagGAGGCCGCCATCCACTCAGACGATGAGAGCAGTCTCGTTGATTCGTCACTTATAGAAAGAGAAACTTTCCCTGAGATGCAGTTCCCTCCCTCAGGAGACATCTTTCCCATTAGACCACTGTGGGATGACCCTGTTGAGACACAGATGCAGCGAATCCCAGATGATAAAGTCCAAAGTCAAG TAGATCCACAGGatgaagcagagagaaaagagcaaCGGTTGGCCATTATAGCCGACCACCTGGGCTTCAGCTGGACAG AGCTGGCTAGAGAACTGAACTTCAGTGAAGAAAGGATTAACCTGATACGGATAGAAAACCCTAACTCGCTTCAGGATCAAAGTCATGCCCTGCTGAACCTCTGGGCAGAGCAGGAGGGAAAGGACACCGCAG AATCAACTCTGATCAAAAGACTGACGAAGATCAACCGAATGGACATCGTTCATCTAATAGAAACAAAGATAATGAAGTCCACTCAGGACGAGACGTCATCACACACCTATGCAGAAATCGAACAGACTATAGCACTCGACCATAGTGAAG GGTTTTCTGCTCTTCATGAAGACATGGACAGCCCCAGTACGGGCAGGCGCACCGAGGCTGCACGTAGCAGTCCAGGCTCGGGGCGCGAGGTGCCCGTGGTGTCCGCCGAGGACCTGTCCTCCAGTTTGTCGTCACTTCATGAGGCACCAGGACGATCGGAGGCAGACTCCACAGCGACAGGGTTCCTTAGAAATGCCCAGAAAGAGAAGCTGCAAAAGCAGATGGAGACAACATA CACATCGCAAAGAATATACGAGGAAGTGATGGACCCTGTGCACACTGGCAGTTATAAACAA